A portion of the Actomonas aquatica genome contains these proteins:
- a CDS encoding family 78 glycoside hydrolase catalytic domain, with the protein MSDLTVSRLRCEYLVDPLGIDETAPRLSWELASARRGARQVAYQVRVASTVDRLRQDRCDRWDSGRVESAQTSHISYAGVELLSREVCVWDVEVWDETGASVRSEPARWTMGLLGACDWEAQWIAADPAIITRDPEAVAPTLLDPGTPGCFRREFELPGQVARATVYASARGLIALRVNGQAVSEDLFAPEWTDYQQRIHYRAYDVTALLQSGRNCLAATLGDGWWTGYVGWQEQRGRYGSLENSFMAQLEVELTDRSRVIVCTDGRWSCDTGAIRQSDFQMGEICDARRTQSGWDAPAFDAHSWLSAVEVAAPRVALVAQRSEPVRITETIAPSTHTEIAPGVHLYDLGQNISGWARLTVEAPAGTRVQLRFGERLSPDGTLYVENLRRAKATDVYVCRGDGVEVWEPTFTFHGFQYVELTGLPAGAAPRADAVLGCVVHSATPMTGEFACSHEGVNRLWLNGHWSQRDNFLTVPTDCPQRDERLGWMGDAQVFMRTATCNGDVAAFFTKWMQDVVDAQTPEGLFPDVAPRIPEHINFVGLDDLCGGAGWADAGVIVPWTMWRVYGDTRVVEKCWAAMTAWLDYLERTNPDHLRTRDLRNNYGDWLCIPTDTSFRTQSPMKNLLATAYWASDATKMAEMATALGRADDATRFGAMADAVRVAFQNEFCAGEGRLKVETQTAYLLALAFDLVPPDQRQAAAARLVELIRDNDWHLSTGFIGISFLNPILTQTGHVDVAYKLLLQDTYPSWLYPIKHGATTIWERWNGWTHEDGFFNPHMNSFNHYSLGSVGEWLFRYVAGIELDPAQPGFGRFVLQPHLGDGLDWARATQGTMHGPICSAWRREDDRFSWEVTIPANTSATVHIPTSDPATVNTDGLSVDATEPGFVRCQAPAGTYHFHSQIG; encoded by the coding sequence GTGTCCGACCTCACCGTTTCCCGTCTCCGTTGTGAATACCTCGTCGATCCGCTCGGGATCGATGAAACCGCGCCGCGCCTGAGCTGGGAGTTGGCCAGTGCGCGCCGCGGCGCGCGCCAAGTGGCCTACCAGGTGCGGGTCGCAAGCACGGTCGATCGGTTGCGGCAGGATCGGTGCGACCGCTGGGACAGCGGCCGGGTCGAATCGGCGCAGACCAGCCACATCAGCTACGCAGGCGTAGAGCTGTTGTCGCGCGAAGTCTGTGTGTGGGACGTCGAAGTGTGGGATGAAACCGGCGCGAGCGTGCGCTCAGAACCCGCGCGTTGGACGATGGGTTTGTTGGGCGCGTGCGACTGGGAAGCGCAATGGATCGCCGCGGATCCGGCGATCATCACGCGCGATCCCGAGGCGGTTGCCCCGACGCTGCTGGACCCCGGCACGCCGGGCTGTTTCCGACGGGAGTTTGAGCTGCCGGGTCAGGTGGCGCGGGCGACGGTGTATGCCAGTGCGCGCGGCCTGATCGCGTTGCGCGTCAACGGGCAGGCGGTGAGCGAAGACCTTTTCGCGCCGGAGTGGACCGACTACCAGCAGCGCATTCACTACCGTGCCTACGACGTCACGGCCTTGCTGCAGAGCGGCCGCAATTGTCTGGCGGCGACCTTGGGCGACGGCTGGTGGACCGGTTACGTAGGCTGGCAGGAACAGCGCGGTCGCTACGGCAGCCTGGAGAACAGTTTTATGGCGCAGCTGGAGGTGGAGCTCACCGACCGCTCGCGGGTCATCGTGTGCACCGACGGCCGCTGGAGCTGCGACACCGGCGCGATTCGGCAGAGTGATTTTCAAATGGGCGAGATCTGCGACGCGCGGCGGACCCAATCCGGTTGGGACGCCCCGGCGTTCGACGCACACTCCTGGTTGAGCGCGGTGGAAGTCGCCGCACCGCGCGTCGCATTGGTGGCGCAACGCAGCGAGCCAGTGCGCATCACCGAGACGATCGCGCCGTCGACTCACACCGAGATCGCGCCGGGCGTGCATCTCTACGATCTGGGCCAGAACATTTCGGGTTGGGCGCGACTCACGGTGGAGGCACCCGCTGGCACGCGGGTGCAACTGCGCTTCGGTGAGCGCCTTTCGCCCGATGGCACCCTCTACGTGGAAAACCTGCGCCGGGCCAAAGCGACCGACGTGTATGTGTGTCGTGGCGACGGCGTCGAAGTGTGGGAGCCGACCTTCACCTTCCATGGATTTCAATACGTCGAACTAACGGGGCTGCCAGCAGGCGCGGCGCCGCGGGCCGATGCGGTGCTGGGCTGTGTGGTGCATTCGGCGACGCCGATGACCGGCGAGTTCGCCTGTTCGCACGAGGGCGTCAACCGCCTCTGGCTCAATGGCCACTGGTCGCAGCGGGACAACTTCCTCACCGTGCCGACCGATTGCCCGCAGCGCGACGAACGGCTCGGCTGGATGGGCGATGCCCAGGTCTTCATGCGCACCGCCACCTGCAACGGCGATGTGGCCGCGTTTTTCACCAAGTGGATGCAGGACGTGGTGGATGCCCAGACCCCCGAGGGACTGTTCCCGGACGTCGCCCCGCGCATTCCGGAGCACATCAATTTCGTCGGCCTCGACGACCTGTGTGGCGGTGCGGGTTGGGCCGATGCCGGCGTGATCGTGCCGTGGACCATGTGGCGCGTTTACGGTGATACGCGAGTGGTGGAGAAATGCTGGGCCGCGATGACCGCGTGGCTCGACTACCTCGAGCGCACCAATCCCGACCACCTGCGCACCCGCGATCTGCGCAACAACTACGGCGACTGGTTGTGCATCCCTACCGACACGAGTTTCCGCACGCAGTCTCCGATGAAAAACCTGCTCGCCACCGCCTACTGGGCGAGTGACGCGACCAAGATGGCCGAGATGGCCACGGCGCTGGGTCGCGCCGACGACGCGACGCGTTTTGGCGCGATGGCGGACGCGGTGCGCGTCGCGTTTCAAAACGAATTCTGCGCGGGCGAGGGGAGGCTCAAGGTGGAAACCCAGACCGCCTACCTGCTCGCGCTCGCGTTTGACCTGGTCCCGCCCGATCAGCGTCAGGCGGCGGCGGCGCGTTTGGTGGAACTGATTCGCGACAACGACTGGCACCTCAGCACGGGCTTCATCGGCATCAGTTTCCTCAACCCGATTCTCACCCAAACCGGCCACGTCGACGTCGCCTACAAGCTCCTGCTGCAGGACACGTATCCGTCCTGGCTCTATCCGATCAAACACGGCGCCACCACCATCTGGGAGCGTTGGAACGGCTGGACGCACGAGGACGGGTTTTTCAACCCACACATGAACTCGTTCAACCACTACTCGCTCGGCTCGGTCGGCGAGTGGTTGTTCCGCTACGTGGCCGGCATCGAACTCGATCCGGCACAGCCCGGCTTCGGTCGCTTTGTGCTGCAACCTCACCTCGGCGACGGACTCGACTGGGCCCGCGCGACGCAGGGCACCATGCACGGCCCGATTTGCAGCGCCTGGCGCCGCGAGGACGATCGCTTCAGTTGGGAAGTGACGATTCCGGCCAACACCAGCGCCACCGTGCACATCCCGACCAGCGACCCGGCCACAGTGAATACGGATGGGCTGAGCGTCGACGCCACCGAGCCCGGCTTTGTGCGCTGCCAAGCCCCCGCCGGCACCTATCACTTTCATTCCCAAATCGGCTGA
- a CDS encoding MFS transporter, which produces MSSPTADAPAEGTVITRQQWKWSALAGMASYLDAGSIVALGVGMVNFEKNFGLSKGEVGTLAAIGPNAIGCAVGAIFGGWLGDKLGRKRIYKWDLLVYALGILLVALAMNREMLFIGTVIVGLAVGADVPTSLALVGEFAPAKARGKLLGFTQVSWCLGPVIVFVMAAALSGLGLLGTRIVLFHLFVVALVTWALRRGLSESARWKAAASAGAVKQSVSALFKGRNLRYLIWTATIYLFWNLAAGTAGIFNPYIIETLGAGGPVASVLLSCSGFIIAMLVIVFVFMRHSDGNYRTRRLMWGIGAVVQVIAYGMLLFLPFSIPVVLANIILFSAGGALAGEAFYKVFSQELFPTLLRSTAQGITFGVARVLLGIWSFFVPVLASAGIGQVAGLLTLFLFVSGAVGYFFMPDTSGKSLEQIEAENAA; this is translated from the coding sequence ATGAGTTCTCCCACTGCAGACGCCCCTGCCGAAGGCACCGTCATCACTCGTCAACAATGGAAATGGTCGGCGCTCGCCGGCATGGCTTCCTATCTCGACGCCGGATCGATCGTCGCCCTCGGCGTGGGCATGGTTAATTTTGAAAAGAACTTCGGCCTGTCCAAAGGAGAGGTCGGCACGCTGGCGGCAATCGGTCCCAATGCCATCGGTTGTGCGGTGGGGGCGATTTTTGGTGGTTGGCTCGGCGACAAGCTCGGGCGCAAACGCATCTACAAATGGGACCTGCTGGTGTATGCCCTCGGCATCCTGTTGGTCGCGTTGGCGATGAACCGCGAAATGCTGTTTATCGGCACGGTGATTGTCGGCTTGGCGGTCGGCGCGGATGTGCCGACGTCGTTGGCGCTGGTGGGTGAGTTCGCTCCGGCCAAGGCGCGCGGCAAGTTGCTCGGCTTCACGCAGGTATCCTGGTGCCTGGGCCCGGTGATTGTATTTGTGATGGCGGCCGCCCTGTCGGGTTTGGGCCTGCTCGGCACGCGCATCGTATTGTTCCACTTGTTTGTGGTCGCACTGGTGACCTGGGCGCTTCGGCGGGGGTTGTCGGAATCGGCCCGCTGGAAGGCCGCCGCCTCGGCCGGCGCGGTCAAACAAAGCGTGTCCGCGCTCTTCAAAGGACGTAACCTGCGCTACCTGATCTGGACGGCGACCATCTACCTGTTCTGGAATCTCGCCGCGGGCACCGCCGGTATCTTCAACCCCTACATCATCGAAACCCTCGGCGCGGGCGGACCGGTGGCCAGCGTGCTGCTGTCGTGCTCGGGCTTCATCATCGCGATGCTCGTGATCGTGTTTGTGTTCATGCGCCACTCCGACGGCAACTATCGCACGCGTCGACTGATGTGGGGCATCGGCGCAGTGGTGCAGGTGATCGCTTACGGCATGCTGCTGTTCCTGCCGTTCAGCATCCCGGTGGTGTTGGCCAATATCATCCTGTTCTCGGCCGGCGGAGCGCTGGCGGGCGAAGCGTTCTACAAGGTCTTCAGTCAGGAACTGTTCCCCACGCTGCTGCGGAGCACGGCGCAGGGCATCACCTTCGGCGTGGCGCGCGTGTTGCTCGGCATCTGGAGTTTCTTCGTCCCGGTGTTGGCTTCGGCTGGCATCGGCCAGGTGGCGGGCCTGCTCACGCTGTTCCTCTTTGTGAGCGGCGCCGTGGGTTATTTCTTCATGCCCGACACCTCCGGCAAATCGCTGGAGCAGATCGAGGCGGAGAACGCCGCCTGA
- a CDS encoding FGGY family carbohydrate kinase, which produces MLYLALDQSTSATKALLFDGAGQVIDRAARDHTQHYPQPGWVEHDAEEIWANTVTLLDTLAQRHSARWADVVALSITNQRETIVVFDRATGAPLHRALVWQCRRGEAICRRHLDAGDEALVRSRSGLKIDPYFSASKLQWLMEEHPEIAARLDDGSALIGTIDTYLIYRLTGGAVFATDGTNACRTLLFDIGQQRWDAELCRCWNVPERALPEVRESSAAFGETTLDGRWARPLPIRGVMGDSQAALLAQGCVEAGEAKVTFGTGSSLLLNIGARPQFSTQGVLTTLAWTINGESAYAYEGVIISSASTLNWLRDQLGLAASINELEQWAMGLPDNGGVYLVPAFTGLGLPYWAPDARAAITGLSSHSDKRHLARAAYESISYQVAEALDAMRDEADVELTAIAADGGPTVSAFLMQFTADMTQVELRVAAVAECSALGAVQAGRLGLGHLTALADLSGASKSGAVYRPERSETEGADMLAGWRQAVQQTLSFKSIPTQSPDPLLAP; this is translated from the coding sequence ATGCTCTACCTCGCGCTCGACCAAAGCACCTCCGCCACCAAGGCGCTGCTCTTTGATGGGGCAGGGCAGGTGATCGACCGCGCCGCGCGCGATCATACCCAGCACTATCCGCAACCGGGCTGGGTGGAGCATGATGCCGAGGAGATTTGGGCCAACACCGTCACGTTGCTCGACACGCTCGCCCAACGCCACTCCGCGCGCTGGGCCGACGTGGTGGCCCTGAGCATCACCAATCAGCGCGAAACCATCGTGGTGTTTGATCGCGCCACCGGAGCGCCGCTGCACCGCGCGCTGGTGTGGCAATGCCGCCGCGGCGAAGCGATTTGCCGTCGTCATCTGGACGCGGGCGACGAGGCGCTCGTGCGCAGCCGCTCGGGTCTGAAGATCGATCCGTATTTTTCGGCGTCCAAGCTGCAGTGGCTGATGGAGGAGCATCCCGAAATCGCCGCCCGGCTCGACGACGGTTCGGCCCTCATCGGCACAATCGACACCTACCTGATTTACCGCCTGACCGGCGGCGCGGTCTTCGCGACCGACGGCACCAACGCCTGTCGCACGCTGCTCTTCGACATCGGTCAACAGCGCTGGGATGCGGAACTCTGCCGCTGTTGGAACGTGCCGGAGCGCGCCCTGCCGGAAGTGCGCGAAAGCTCCGCCGCTTTTGGCGAAACCACCCTGGATGGCCGTTGGGCCCGCCCCTTGCCGATTCGCGGCGTCATGGGCGACTCGCAGGCCGCCTTGCTCGCGCAGGGTTGTGTGGAGGCGGGCGAAGCCAAGGTCACGTTTGGCACCGGCTCGTCGCTGTTGCTCAACATCGGGGCGCGGCCGCAGTTCTCCACTCAAGGCGTGCTGACGACGCTGGCGTGGACGATCAACGGCGAGAGCGCCTACGCCTATGAAGGTGTGATCATTTCCTCCGCCTCGACGCTCAACTGGCTGCGCGACCAACTCGGACTCGCGGCCAGCATCAACGAACTCGAGCAGTGGGCGATGGGCTTGCCCGACAATGGCGGGGTGTATCTGGTGCCCGCCTTCACCGGCCTGGGTTTGCCCTATTGGGCGCCCGACGCACGCGCGGCGATCACGGGGCTGAGCAGTCACAGCGACAAACGCCACCTCGCGCGCGCCGCTTACGAATCCATTTCCTATCAGGTCGCCGAGGCGCTCGACGCCATGCGTGATGAAGCCGACGTCGAACTGACGGCGATCGCCGCCGATGGCGGTCCGACCGTGAGCGCGTTCCTGATGCAATTCACCGCCGACATGACGCAAGTTGAGCTGCGCGTCGCGGCCGTGGCCGAGTGTTCCGCGCTGGGCGCGGTGCAGGCCGGGCGGCTCGGACTCGGGCATCTGACCGCACTGGCCGACTTGAGCGGCGCCAGCAAATCCGGGGCGGTCTATCGGCCCGAACGATCCGAAACCGAAGGTGCCGACATGCTCGCCGGATGGCGGCAAGCGGTGCAGCAAACCCTCTCTTTCAAATCCATTCCCACCCAGTCCCCAGACCCCCTCTTGGCCCCATGA
- a CDS encoding transketolase family protein — protein MSAPAPSMFTPAATEMAQQLGLSKGRANLEVFAETLQELATADRNVLAVTSDSRGSGKLGPFGQALPAQIVEVGIAEQNLVGITAGLALSGKKAFGVSPACFLTARSLEQIKNDIAYSNAPAVVVGISAGVSYGALGSTHHSLHDFAALRAIHNLTIIAPADNAETRAAVRLAAAAQRPVFLRFGKAAMFDLHSDAPDLANGRALTLRDGSDVAFIASGETVVHAVLAAGALAAEGISARVLSVPTIRPLDMTAVLAAARACRAVVTVEEHSVHGGLGEAVAATVLQAGVAVPFRIVGIPDEDTVTGAQADIFRHYGISMEGLSEVARSLLTPPAV, from the coding sequence ATGAGCGCCCCCGCTCCCTCCATGTTTACGCCCGCCGCCACTGAGATGGCCCAACAGCTGGGACTTTCGAAGGGCCGCGCCAATCTCGAGGTATTCGCCGAAACCCTACAGGAGCTCGCGACGGCCGACCGCAACGTTCTCGCGGTCACCAGTGACTCCCGCGGCTCCGGCAAGCTCGGGCCCTTCGGTCAGGCCTTGCCTGCCCAGATCGTCGAAGTGGGCATCGCCGAGCAAAACCTCGTGGGCATCACCGCCGGCCTCGCGCTGAGCGGCAAGAAGGCCTTCGGGGTGTCGCCCGCGTGCTTCCTCACCGCGCGCTCGCTGGAGCAGATCAAGAACGACATCGCGTATTCCAACGCCCCGGCCGTGGTGGTCGGCATTAGTGCCGGCGTGAGCTACGGTGCGCTCGGCAGCACGCACCACTCACTGCACGACTTCGCGGCGCTGCGCGCGATTCACAATCTCACCATCATCGCCCCGGCCGACAATGCCGAGACCCGCGCCGCCGTGCGCCTGGCGGCAGCCGCGCAACGCCCGGTCTTCCTGCGCTTTGGCAAGGCGGCGATGTTTGACCTTCATTCAGACGCTCCCGATCTCGCCAACGGTCGTGCGCTCACGCTGCGCGACGGCAGCGACGTGGCGTTTATCGCCAGTGGTGAAACGGTCGTGCACGCCGTCCTCGCCGCCGGAGCGCTGGCGGCGGAAGGCATCAGTGCCCGCGTGCTCAGCGTGCCCACGATCCGTCCCCTCGATATGACGGCCGTGCTCGCGGCGGCCCGTGCATGTCGCGCCGTGGTCACGGTGGAAGAACATTCGGTGCACGGCGGACTCGGTGAAGCGGTCGCGGCAACCGTGCTGCAGGCCGGCGTGGCGGTGCCATTCCGCATCGTCGGTATCCCCGACGAGGATACGGTCACCGGGGCTCAGGCCGACATCTTCCGCCACTACGGCATTTCGATGGAGGGACTCAGCGAAGTGGCCCGCTCTCTGTTGACGCCGCCGGCGGTTTGA
- a CDS encoding transketolase, with the protein MPERWTDHALALRAIELRRRLLRLIVDAGAGHTGGGLSSLDILQVLYRRVLRVSPETATDPRRDRYVQSKGHCVEALYTVLADCGYFDPADLATVCHYQSPYVGHPTRKIRGIEVNTGALGHGLPIGVGMALAARMDEAPTRVFVLMGDGELAEGSNWEAAQAAAHYGLDRLVMILDHNRLQITGSTRDVMSNEPLADKWAAFGWHVRTVDGHDYAALTEALNTPPPAGQPLCILAETVKGKGISFMENVGKWHHGVPSAEQLAQALAELDAAEAALRAEEVSA; encoded by the coding sequence ATGCCTGAGCGCTGGACCGATCACGCGCTGGCGTTGCGGGCGATCGAGCTGCGGCGACGCCTGTTGCGACTCATCGTTGATGCCGGCGCCGGCCACACCGGTGGCGGCCTTTCGTCGCTCGACATCCTGCAGGTGCTCTACCGCCGCGTGCTGCGCGTCTCGCCCGAGACCGCGACCGACCCGCGGCGCGACCGCTACGTGCAAAGCAAAGGCCACTGTGTGGAGGCGCTCTACACCGTGCTGGCCGACTGCGGCTATTTTGATCCGGCCGACCTCGCGACGGTCTGCCATTATCAATCGCCTTATGTGGGTCACCCGACCCGCAAGATCAGGGGTATTGAGGTCAATACCGGCGCCCTCGGCCATGGCCTGCCTATTGGAGTCGGCATGGCTCTCGCCGCCCGCATGGACGAAGCCCCGACCCGGGTCTTTGTGCTAATGGGGGATGGCGAACTGGCCGAGGGCTCCAACTGGGAGGCCGCTCAGGCCGCCGCCCACTACGGCCTCGATCGCCTCGTCATGATCCTCGACCACAACCGCCTGCAGATCACCGGCAGCACCCGCGACGTCATGTCCAACGAACCGCTGGCCGACAAGTGGGCCGCCTTTGGCTGGCACGTGCGCACCGTGGACGGACACGACTACGCCGCGCTCACCGAGGCGCTCAACACCCCGCCTCCCGCCGGCCAACCGCTCTGCATCCTCGCCGAGACGGTGAAAGGGAAGGGGATCAGTTTTATGGAAAATGTCGGCAAGTGGCACCACGGCGTGCCGTCCGCTGAACAACTGGCCCAGGCCCTCGCCGAACTCGATGCGGCCGAAGCCGCCCTGCGCGCCGAGGAGGTCTCCGCATGA
- a CDS encoding L-fucose/L-arabinose isomerase family protein, with amino-acid sequence MSASPPVLGVIFGNRDFFPDRLVPDARADIEQLFGELGVEAVMLSPDDTKLGGVETHSDARKCAELFRRERDRIVGVLVVLPNFGDEKGVADTLKLAELNVPVLIQGYPDELDKLDVIRRRDSWCGKISVCNNLRQAGIPFSLTTEHVVRPDAPSFRADLAHFLAVCRVVRGLRGARIGAIGARPGAFNTVRYSEKILERAGISVTTVDLSEILGAAAKITEEDARLVAKIAEIKAYANTSAVPPAKLVQMARLGVVLDDFVAAHHLDATALQCWNSVQANHGCNVCTSMSMMSEAMNPSACEVDVTGVLTMYAMQLAAGSPSALVDWNNNYGADPDKCVLFHCGNWAKSFLPDVKVLNAPILGTTLGVENTWGALDGRTPAAPLTYGRITTDDTTGRIRAYVGEGQLTDDALATFGNRAVAQVPKLQKLMRHVCENGFEHHVVMNASRTASVLQEAFSRYLGWEVYHHEAPDA; translated from the coding sequence ATGTCCGCATCCCCACCCGTTCTTGGCGTCATTTTTGGCAATCGGGACTTTTTTCCCGATCGCCTCGTGCCTGATGCGCGAGCCGATATCGAACAGCTTTTCGGCGAACTCGGCGTGGAGGCGGTCATGCTTTCACCCGACGACACCAAGCTCGGCGGGGTCGAAACGCACAGCGATGCCCGCAAGTGTGCCGAGCTCTTCCGCCGCGAGCGTGATCGCATCGTCGGCGTGCTGGTGGTGCTGCCCAATTTCGGCGACGAAAAGGGCGTGGCCGACACCCTCAAGCTGGCGGAGCTGAACGTGCCGGTGCTCATCCAGGGTTACCCCGATGAGCTCGACAAACTCGATGTGATCCGCCGCCGCGATTCGTGGTGCGGCAAAATTTCGGTATGCAACAACCTGCGTCAGGCCGGTATCCCGTTTTCCCTTACAACGGAACACGTGGTTCGGCCCGACGCACCGAGTTTCCGCGCCGACTTGGCGCATTTCCTGGCGGTCTGCCGCGTCGTGCGCGGACTTCGGGGCGCGCGCATCGGCGCGATCGGCGCCCGACCCGGTGCCTTCAACACCGTGCGCTACTCGGAAAAAATCCTCGAGCGCGCCGGCATTTCGGTGACGACGGTCGACCTGTCTGAGATCCTCGGCGCAGCGGCCAAGATCACCGAAGAGGACGCCCGGCTCGTCGCCAAGATCGCCGAGATCAAGGCCTACGCCAACACCTCCGCCGTGCCGCCGGCCAAACTCGTGCAAATGGCGCGATTGGGCGTGGTATTGGATGACTTTGTCGCCGCCCATCATCTCGATGCGACCGCGCTGCAGTGCTGGAACTCCGTCCAGGCGAACCATGGCTGCAACGTCTGCACTTCGATGAGCATGATGAGCGAGGCCATGAACCCCAGCGCCTGCGAGGTGGATGTGACCGGCGTGCTGACCATGTATGCCATGCAGCTCGCCGCCGGTTCGCCGAGCGCTCTGGTCGACTGGAACAACAACTACGGCGCTGATCCCGACAAGTGTGTGCTCTTCCACTGCGGCAACTGGGCGAAGTCCTTCCTGCCCGACGTCAAGGTGCTCAATGCGCCCATCCTCGGCACGACGCTCGGGGTGGAGAACACCTGGGGCGCGCTCGACGGTCGCACGCCCGCGGCCCCGCTGACCTACGGACGTATCACCACGGATGATACGACGGGCCGTATTCGCGCCTACGTGGGGGAGGGACAACTCACCGACGACGCCCTGGCCACCTTTGGCAACCGCGCCGTCGCGCAGGTGCCCAAGCTGCAGAAGCTGATGCGCCACGTCTGCGAAAACGGTTTTGAGCACCACGTCGTCATGAACGCCTCGCGCACCGCGAGCGTGTTGCAGGAGGCCTTCAGCCGCTACCTCGGCTGGGAGGTTTACCACCACGAGGCTCCCGATGCCTGA
- a CDS encoding helix-turn-helix domain-containing protein, translating into MPRPDHHNEIELNMLQSGSVTYLLGGSKVKVDAGHLSAFWAAIPHQIIDYSNGTEYFVATIPLSWFIQCELPERLTIPLMRGEIVSEATADRSAFDLSMFEQWQQDLEEGGNGARDIVMLEMEARLRRLAVGLPPPSDAKHRSSRLSLQAGGLNRVEQMACIVAQRYTEQLSVSEISKEVGLHPNYAMNLFKKAFGTTLIDYLTHHRVSHAQRLLATTDEKIVEIAFSSGFNSVSRFNEAFRRACGCTPREYRAEHEFSETDRDRD; encoded by the coding sequence ATGCCCCGGCCCGATCATCACAACGAGATCGAGCTCAATATGCTGCAGTCCGGCTCCGTCACCTACTTGCTCGGCGGGAGCAAGGTGAAGGTCGACGCGGGTCACCTCAGCGCGTTCTGGGCGGCGATTCCGCACCAGATCATCGATTATTCGAACGGCACCGAATACTTCGTCGCGACGATTCCGCTCTCCTGGTTCATCCAATGCGAACTGCCCGAGCGGCTCACCATTCCGCTCATGCGCGGTGAGATTGTGAGCGAAGCGACGGCGGACCGTTCGGCCTTCGATTTGTCCATGTTTGAGCAGTGGCAACAGGACCTGGAGGAAGGCGGCAACGGTGCCCGCGATATCGTCATGCTGGAGATGGAAGCTCGTCTGCGGCGCCTGGCCGTTGGCTTGCCGCCGCCCTCCGATGCCAAGCACCGCAGCAGTCGCCTGTCGCTGCAGGCGGGTGGACTCAACCGCGTTGAACAGATGGCCTGCATCGTCGCCCAGCGTTACACCGAACAGCTTTCCGTCAGCGAGATCAGCAAGGAGGTCGGCTTGCACCCCAACTACGCCATGAACCTCTTCAAAAAGGCGTTTGGCACGACCCTCATCGACTACCTCACCCATCACCGCGTGTCCCACGCCCAACGTCTGCTCGCGACCACCGACGAGAAGATCGTCGAGATCGCCTTCAGCTCGGGCTTCAACTCGGTGAGCCGTTTCAATGAGGCCTTCCGCCGCGCTTGTGGCTGCACCCCGCGCGAATACCGCGCCGAGCACGAGTTCTCCGAAACCGACCGCGACCGGGACTGA